In a single window of the Cydia pomonella isolate Wapato2018A chromosome 2, ilCydPomo1, whole genome shotgun sequence genome:
- the LOC133534636 gene encoding ubiquitin-conjugating enzyme E2-17 kDa — MALKRINRELQDLGRDPPAQCSAGPHGEDLFHWQATIMGPVDSPYQGGVFFLTIHFPTDYPFKPPKVAFTTRIYHPNINSNGSICLDILRSQWSPALTISKVLLSICSLLCDPNPDDPLVPEIARIYKTDREKYNELAREWTRKYAM; from the exons atggCGTTAAAACGAATTAATAGG GAATTACAAGACCTTGGCAGAGATCCGCCGGCACAATGTTCTGCAGGACCACACGGCGAAGACC tatTCCATTGGCAAGCCACAATTATGGGTCCA GTCGACAGTCCCTATCAAGGAGGAGTATTCTTCCTGACTATACATTTCCCAACAGATTATCCATTCAAACCACCCAAAGTTGCATTTACAACACGTATCTATCATCCCAACATAAACAGTAATGGCTCCATCTGCCTTGACATTCTGCGCTCACAGTGGTCCCCAGCGCTCACCATATCTAAAG TGTTGCTCTCAATCTGCTCACTGTTATGTGATCCAAACCCAGACGACCCATTGGTGCCAGAAATTGCTAGGATCTACAAAACGGACAGAGAAAAGTACAATGAACTAGCCCGTGAGTGGACGAGGAAGTATGCCATGTGA